A region from the SAR86 cluster bacterium genome encodes:
- a CDS encoding dihydroorotase, with translation MYDIILKNCKIVNENKSFESDIAIKNNRIELINTSIDSEAKKTIDLNGRHVIPGLIDDQVHFREPGLTHKGDIATESKAGLAGGVTSYFEMPNVNPTTTTNENLTKKFAIASERSLSNYSFHLGGSNTNIEEIKNVDINQAAALKVFMGASTGDMLVDSIDALNDIFNYSPLIVVTHCEDPKRVKDREISFFEKYGDDLSAEHHHLIRDVESCYLSSSLAVDLAKKYDADLHVFHLTTEKEMELFTSGAIDGKKITAEVCVHHMLLNDTYYAKLGNQIKCNPSIKTEQDRLALIKSLKADKIDIIATDHAPHTWDEKMRSYPDAPAGLPLVQHGLQILMDFYHKDILSLETIVEKSSHNVAKRFQIKDRGYIREGYYADLAIIDIDKSYKVTEENILYKCGWSPFLGKTFPSSIYMTIVNGNIAFENGKINPDIPYGMQIEFDR, from the coding sequence ATGTACGACATCATTTTAAAAAATTGCAAAATTGTTAATGAAAACAAATCGTTTGAATCTGATATCGCAATAAAAAATAACAGAATCGAATTGATTAACACAAGTATTGATTCTGAAGCAAAAAAAACAATTGATCTTAATGGAAGACATGTAATACCTGGTTTAATAGATGATCAGGTTCATTTCAGAGAGCCCGGACTAACCCACAAGGGAGACATTGCTACTGAATCAAAGGCTGGACTTGCAGGCGGTGTAACAAGTTATTTTGAAATGCCAAATGTTAATCCGACTACTACAACAAATGAAAACCTAACGAAAAAATTTGCAATTGCTTCAGAGAGATCGCTATCTAATTATTCTTTTCATCTAGGTGGTAGCAACACTAACATTGAAGAAATTAAAAATGTCGACATTAATCAGGCAGCAGCATTAAAAGTTTTTATGGGCGCATCAACTGGTGATATGCTAGTAGATAGTATTGATGCTTTAAACGACATTTTTAACTATTCACCTCTTATTGTAGTTACCCATTGCGAAGATCCCAAAAGAGTTAAGGATCGAGAAATTTCATTTTTTGAAAAGTATGGTGATGATTTATCAGCAGAACATCATCATTTAATCAGAGATGTTGAAAGCTGTTATTTATCAAGTTCTCTAGCAGTTGATCTTGCTAAAAAATATGATGCAGACCTTCATGTTTTCCATTTAACTACTGAAAAAGAAATGGAGTTATTTACTTCTGGTGCAATAGACGGTAAAAAAATAACTGCGGAAGTCTGTGTTCATCATATGCTTTTAAATGATACTTACTATGCAAAACTTGGTAATCAAATAAAGTGTAATCCCTCCATAAAAACAGAACAAGACAGACTTGCATTAATCAAGTCATTAAAAGCAGATAAAATTGATATTATTGCAACTGATCACGCGCCTCATACTTGGGATGAAAAGATGAGAAGCTATCCAGATGCACCGGCTGGACTTCCACTTGTTCAACATGGGTTGCAAATACTAATGGATTTTTATCATAAAGATATCCTTTCATTAGAAACAATTGTTGAAAAGTCGAGTCACAATGTAGCAAAAAGATTTCAAATAAAAGATAGGGGATATATAAGAGAAGGTTATTATGCAGATCTAGCAATAATTGATATTGATAAGTCTTATAAAGTTACAGAAGAAAACATCTTATATAAATGCGGTTGGTCTCCATTTCTAGGAAAAACTTTTCCTTCATCAATATATATGACCATTGTTAATGGAAATATTGCTTTTGAAAATGGAAAAATAAACCCTGATATACCTTATGGAATGCAAATAGAATTCGATAGATAA
- a CDS encoding gamma carbonic anhydrase family protein: MIISLGNKKLKTSSEDYWIAPNATVIGDVTLSEDVSIWFGSTLRGDNEPIFVGEGSNIQEGSVIHTDPGFKCSIGKFVTVGHMVMLHGCEIGDGSLIGIGSVILNGAKIGKNCIIGSKALITENTEVPDGSLVVGMPGIIKRTLSEEEQKALSMGAHHYIENYKMYKKLAKII; the protein is encoded by the coding sequence ATGATAATTAGCTTAGGAAATAAAAAACTCAAGACATCTTCTGAAGATTATTGGATTGCTCCTAATGCAACTGTTATAGGAGATGTGACTTTGTCAGAAGACGTAAGTATTTGGTTTGGTTCAACACTAAGAGGTGACAACGAACCAATTTTTGTTGGCGAGGGATCAAATATTCAAGAAGGTTCTGTTATTCATACTGATCCAGGTTTTAAATGCAGTATTGGTAAATTTGTTACTGTTGGACACATGGTTATGCTTCACGGATGTGAAATCGGAGACGGAAGTCTTATCGGCATAGGGTCAGTAATTTTAAATGGCGCAAAAATCGGCAAAAATTGTATTATTGGGTCAAAAGCTCTAATTACAGAAAATACTGAAGTTCCAGACGGTTCATTAGTAGTTGGTATGCCAGGAATTATAAAAAGGACACTTTCCGAAGAGGAACAAAAAGCTTTATCAATGGGAGCACATCACTACATTGAAAATTATAAGATGTATAAAAAATTGGCTAAAATTATTTAA
- a CDS encoding methylenetetrahydrofolate reductase translates to MEVNKNIQNFLAGYSIEVTPNAAAKIDNFSDVLPKNTLVYIAHIEGTSIDEMVNTAKKLKDHGFESMPHFPARIIKNKPILHDWISRYKNEAGVNQALLLAGGANKPYGDFDSSIDLLESDLFNKADFKTLHVAGHPEGSKDIDPDGSNSNTNQALLWKNDFNKKTDANMAIVTQFCFEASTVISWANQISDLGVNIPVHIGIAGPAKLQTLLRYSIECGVGASINVIKKRAKDITKLLLPYEPNNIISDLANYKKENPSFIIEKVHFFPLGGIKTAAKWAKSA, encoded by the coding sequence ATGGAAGTAAATAAAAATATACAAAATTTCTTAGCTGGTTATTCCATTGAGGTAACACCAAATGCAGCTGCAAAAATTGATAATTTTTCAGATGTCTTACCTAAGAACACGCTTGTTTATATTGCACATATTGAAGGCACATCAATAGATGAAATGGTTAATACTGCAAAAAAATTGAAAGACCATGGCTTTGAATCAATGCCACATTTTCCAGCTAGAATTATTAAAAATAAACCAATACTTCATGATTGGATATCCAGATATAAAAATGAGGCTGGAGTTAATCAAGCACTTCTTTTAGCTGGCGGTGCAAATAAACCTTACGGCGATTTTGATTCTTCAATTGATCTTTTGGAATCTGATCTATTTAATAAAGCAGATTTTAAAACTCTTCATGTTGCAGGGCATCCTGAGGGTAGCAAAGATATTGATCCTGATGGATCCAATAGCAATACAAACCAGGCTTTACTTTGGAAAAATGATTTTAATAAAAAAACTGATGCCAATATGGCAATTGTTACTCAGTTTTGTTTTGAAGCATCCACAGTTATAAGTTGGGCAAATCAAATAAGTGATCTTGGTGTTAATATTCCTGTGCACATAGGTATTGCTGGACCGGCAAAACTTCAAACTCTTTTGAGATATTCAATCGAGTGCGGTGTAGGAGCATCAATAAATGTTATAAAAAAAAGAGCAAAAGATATTACAAAATTACTATTACCTTACGAACCAAATAATATAATTTCTGATCTTGCCAATTACAAAAAAGAAAATCCAAGCTTTATAATTGAAAAAGTTCATTTCTTTCCTCTTGGCGGTATCAAAACTGCTGCAAAATGGGCCAAATCTGCATAA
- a CDS encoding aspartate kinase → MSEIIVQKFGGTSVGTVERINAVADIIKNSSKSNKIIVVVSAMGGETNKLVNLANHFGNNPDKREFDALVATGETVSSALLSMALHSKGVKARSYSASQISIKTTNTYSKAKILDVDAKKILEVLDNNTIPIITGFQGITESGDITTLGRGGSDTTAVAIASQVGACRCDIYTDVDGIYTTDPKIVSNAKKLDSITMEEMLELAGQGARVMQTRAVEFANKFKVPVKVLSSFSNSSGTLITLKEDGMENALVSGIAFQKDQIKYTLHGIGDTPGTAYKILGPISDAEIEVDVIVQNVSVDGKTDFTFTVSSEEKETVNKIIESIRYKVEFKELIVNSDIAKVSLVGVGMRSQAGVASRAFKALSENDVNIQIICTSEIKLTMVIDKSLTEKAVKVLHEEFELEK, encoded by the coding sequence ATGTCGGAAATTATTGTTCAAAAATTTGGAGGCACATCTGTCGGGACAGTCGAACGCATAAATGCTGTAGCCGACATTATTAAGAATTCCTCAAAATCTAATAAAATCATTGTTGTTGTGTCTGCAATGGGCGGTGAAACAAACAAGTTAGTTAATTTAGCAAATCACTTTGGAAATAATCCCGATAAAAGAGAATTTGATGCATTGGTTGCTACTGGCGAAACAGTTAGTTCTGCATTATTAAGCATGGCACTTCATTCAAAAGGAGTTAAGGCGCGATCATATTCAGCTTCTCAAATTTCAATTAAAACCACCAATACTTATTCTAAGGCAAAAATTTTAGATGTAGATGCAAAAAAAATATTAGAAGTATTAGATAATAATACTATTCCGATAATCACTGGTTTTCAAGGAATTACAGAATCTGGTGATATTACTACTCTTGGAAGAGGTGGCTCGGATACAACTGCAGTAGCAATTGCCTCTCAAGTCGGTGCTTGCAGGTGTGATATATACACTGATGTAGATGGAATTTATACTACAGATCCTAAAATTGTAAGTAATGCAAAAAAGTTAGATTCCATTACAATGGAAGAAATGCTTGAATTGGCGGGGCAAGGCGCTAGAGTAATGCAAACTAGAGCTGTTGAATTTGCAAACAAATTTAAAGTACCCGTTAAAGTTTTATCAAGTTTTAGTAATAGCAGTGGTACCTTAATAACTTTAAAGGAAGATGGTATGGAAAATGCACTAGTCTCAGGAATTGCTTTTCAAAAAGATCAAATAAAATATACTCTTCATGGCATTGGTGATACACCAGGTACAGCATATAAAATTTTGGGTCCAATTAGTGATGCAGAAATTGAGGTTGATGTTATCGTTCAAAATGTAAGTGTTGATGGAAAAACAGACTTTACCTTCACAGTCTCTTCAGAGGAAAAAGAAACAGTAAATAAAATTATCGAATCAATTAGATATAAAGTGGAGTTCAAAGAATTGATTGTAAATTCAGACATTGCAAAAGTTTCTTTGGTTGGTGTTGGGATGAGATCTCAAGCTGGAGTAGCTAGCAGGGCATTCAAAGCTCTTTCAGAAAATGATGTTAATATTCAGATAATATGTACATCTGAAATTAAGCTAACTATGGTTATTGATAAATCTTTGACCGAAAAAGCTGTTAAGGTTTTACATGAGGAATTCGAGCTAGAAAAATAA
- a CDS encoding CoA pyrophosphatase gives MIDSIKQKLEKLNPLNDSNKTKAAVFIGILYFDDYIESPEILFTVRSSKVSTHSGEVSFPGGKWEQADKNLCETALRESEEEINLKSSNVNNLGALNYLISRHDIEVNPFVGLITTKQDFVANDEIEKIFTVPLNFLLNPSNLINQEIERKNVKVNIPSWVYNDNRIWGLTAMITADFLNICFDAGIDVDLEIIRSQYDN, from the coding sequence ATGATAGACAGCATAAAGCAAAAACTTGAAAAACTAAATCCTCTAAATGACAGTAATAAAACTAAAGCTGCTGTTTTCATTGGAATTTTATATTTTGACGATTACATTGAAAGTCCAGAGATTTTATTTACTGTTAGATCTTCAAAAGTTTCAACGCATTCGGGTGAAGTAAGTTTTCCAGGTGGAAAATGGGAACAAGCTGATAAAAATTTATGTGAAACCGCATTAAGAGAATCTGAGGAAGAAATCAATTTAAAATCTAGCAATGTAAATAATCTTGGAGCTTTAAATTATTTAATTTCGAGACATGATATTGAAGTAAACCCTTTTGTTGGATTAATTACTACAAAACAGGATTTTGTTGCAAATGATGAAATAGAAAAAATTTTTACTGTTCCTTTAAACTTTTTGCTAAATCCTAGTAACTTAATAAATCAAGAGATTGAAAGAAAAAATGTAAAGGTAAACATTCCTAGTTGGGTCTATAATGACAACAGAATCTGGGGTTTAACAGCAATGATAACTGCAGATTTTTTGAATATTTGTTTTGATGCAGGGATTGATGTTGATCTGGAAATTATAAGAAGTCAGTATGATAATTAG
- a CDS encoding NUDIX hydrolase gives MKYCSTCGSSDIELKIPKNDNIKRYCCNNCGAIFYTNPNVVVGALCIRNEKILMAKRNIEPRKGLWTLPAGFLENSETLQEGALRETMEETGSAAKIVMPYTTFSLPHINQIHVFYLADLLDDNYGPTFESMDVQLFDKDKILWNEIAFPTVEKTLKYYLNDIEKDKFIYREEDIKLW, from the coding sequence TTGAAATATTGCTCAACATGTGGAAGCTCAGATATTGAGCTTAAGATTCCAAAAAATGACAACATAAAGCGATATTGTTGTAATAACTGCGGTGCTATTTTTTACACAAATCCAAATGTTGTTGTTGGTGCCTTATGTATAAGAAATGAAAAAATTCTAATGGCAAAAAGAAATATCGAACCAAGAAAGGGTTTGTGGACATTGCCAGCAGGGTTTTTAGAAAATTCTGAAACCCTTCAAGAAGGTGCTCTAAGAGAAACAATGGAAGAGACTGGCTCAGCTGCAAAAATAGTTATGCCTTACACAACTTTTAGTTTGCCACACATTAATCAAATTCATGTTTTCTATTTAGCTGATTTGTTGGATGATAATTATGGCCCAACTTTTGAGAGTATGGATGTTCAATTATTTGATAAAGATAAAATCTTATGGAACGAAATAGCTTTCCCCACTGTTGAAAAAACTCTTAAGTATTATTTAAATGATATTGAAAAAGACAAATTTATTTATAGGGAAGAAGACATCAAGCTTTGGTGA
- the alaS gene encoding alanine--tRNA ligase yields MKTNEIRKAFLDYFNSRNHTIIESSPLIPANDETLLFTNAGMVQFKDVFLGTETKNYVRATSSQRCIRAGGKHNDLENVGYTLRHHTFFEMLGNFSFGDYFKEEAILFAWEFLTKILKIETDKLWISVFKDDDEAELIWLNKIGVDKSRIIRLGEEDNFWSMGETGPCGPCSEIYYDHGDHIEGTPPGSEGDEGDRFVEIWNLVFMQYNRDSKGNMTPLPKPSVDTGMGLERIAAVMQGVNSNYETDIFKDLILCSEKILGHKDSESHKVIADHIRSSVFLILDGVIPEKEGRGYILRRIIRRGIRHGYKIGATKAFMHLLVSDLVNLMSSAFPELKNKQKEITKVIQKEEIRFFETLENGIEMLEDSISKMTNNIISGDIAFKLHDTFGFPYDLTADIAREKNMTVDETRFNECMDIQKTTSKASSTFVSSLPEASGVEETNFLGYEKLESQSEVLEIWKDQKRTRTANISDEVFIAFDQTPFYAEAGGQVGDKGKFASESAAGNILDCKKQGKVFLHKAIIKKGKINTGDVIKMSVEKEKRKATAIHHSSTHLVHAALRKVLGDHVQQKGSLVDENKLRFDFSHDKPLTQDEIVNIEGIVNKEALNNLEVKTETMKLDDALKSGAMALFGEKYDDDVRVLSMGENSYSVELCGGTHVERTGDIGFFIITNQSSVASGIRRIEAVAGKNSLQHFKKIRDINSSLQSSLNVSAEDLQEKIENLIEENKQLKKNNNSKKSEKLVVFSETHKIEDWKLIIEQVQIENTKDLRGLVDQQKNTNEKVCIILLSLTNDKVAFVCGVTKNLTDSLSAKDVVSNLSGQINGKGGGRADFAQGAGETENIQDFVTSIPNSVKSLAK; encoded by the coding sequence ATGAAAACTAATGAGATAAGAAAAGCTTTCTTAGATTATTTTAATTCAAGGAATCACACGATAATTGAATCAAGTCCTCTTATTCCAGCCAATGATGAAACTCTTCTTTTTACAAATGCTGGAATGGTTCAGTTTAAAGATGTTTTTCTTGGAACTGAAACAAAAAATTATGTAAGAGCAACAAGTTCACAAAGATGTATAAGGGCTGGAGGTAAACATAACGATCTAGAAAATGTGGGTTATACCCTTCGTCACCATACTTTTTTTGAAATGCTAGGTAATTTTAGTTTTGGCGATTATTTTAAAGAAGAAGCTATCTTATTTGCTTGGGAGTTTCTTACCAAAATATTAAAAATTGAAACAGATAAACTATGGATTTCGGTTTTTAAAGATGATGATGAAGCTGAACTAATTTGGCTTAATAAGATTGGTGTTGATAAATCAAGGATTATTCGTTTAGGTGAGGAGGACAATTTTTGGTCTATGGGTGAAACTGGTCCATGCGGACCATGCTCAGAAATATATTATGATCATGGCGACCATATTGAAGGAACTCCCCCAGGTAGCGAAGGTGATGAAGGTGATAGATTTGTTGAGATATGGAATCTTGTCTTTATGCAATACAACAGGGATTCAAAAGGCAACATGACTCCATTACCAAAACCGTCTGTTGATACGGGAATGGGCCTTGAAAGGATAGCAGCTGTAATGCAAGGCGTAAATTCAAATTATGAAACGGATATATTTAAAGATTTAATTTTATGTTCAGAAAAAATTCTTGGTCATAAAGATAGTGAATCTCACAAAGTCATAGCTGATCACATTCGATCATCTGTATTTTTAATTTTAGATGGAGTAATCCCTGAAAAAGAAGGACGAGGATATATTTTACGAAGAATAATAAGACGAGGCATAAGACATGGCTATAAAATTGGAGCAACGAAAGCTTTCATGCATTTGCTTGTTTCTGATCTTGTTAATCTAATGAGCTCAGCATTTCCAGAATTAAAAAACAAGCAAAAAGAAATTACAAAAGTTATTCAAAAAGAAGAAATTAGATTTTTTGAGACTTTAGAAAATGGTATTGAAATGCTTGAAGATAGTATTTCTAAAATGACTAATAATATAATCTCAGGCGATATTGCTTTTAAACTTCATGATACATTTGGATTTCCATATGATTTGACAGCAGACATTGCAAGAGAAAAAAATATGACTGTCGATGAAACTCGTTTCAACGAATGTATGGATATTCAAAAAACAACTTCAAAAGCATCAAGTACCTTTGTATCCTCACTTCCAGAAGCATCAGGTGTTGAAGAAACTAATTTCTTAGGATATGAAAAGTTAGAGTCGCAATCTGAAGTATTAGAAATATGGAAAGATCAAAAAAGAACAAGAACTGCAAACATAAGCGACGAGGTTTTTATTGCCTTTGACCAAACACCCTTTTATGCTGAGGCAGGTGGTCAAGTTGGAGACAAAGGAAAATTTGCATCTGAGTCAGCTGCTGGTAATATTTTAGATTGTAAGAAGCAAGGCAAAGTTTTTCTTCATAAAGCAATTATAAAAAAAGGTAAGATTAATACCGGCGATGTAATAAAAATGAGTGTAGAAAAAGAAAAAAGAAAAGCTACAGCAATTCATCATTCCTCGACACATTTAGTTCACGCTGCACTAAGAAAAGTTTTAGGTGATCATGTTCAGCAAAAGGGTTCGTTAGTTGACGAGAATAAACTCAGATTCGATTTTTCTCATGATAAACCGCTTACACAAGACGAAATTGTAAATATAGAGGGAATCGTGAACAAAGAGGCTTTAAATAATTTAGAAGTCAAAACTGAAACAATGAAACTTGATGATGCTCTTAAATCAGGAGCAATGGCTTTGTTTGGTGAAAAATATGACGACGATGTAAGAGTTCTTTCTATGGGTGAAAATTCATATTCTGTTGAACTTTGTGGAGGAACACATGTTGAAAGAACTGGCGATATAGGGTTTTTCATAATTACCAATCAATCAAGTGTTGCTTCAGGGATTAGAAGGATAGAAGCAGTTGCAGGTAAAAACTCATTGCAACACTTTAAGAAGATTAGAGATATTAATTCATCTCTTCAAAGTAGCTTGAATGTTTCTGCAGAGGACTTGCAAGAAAAAATTGAAAATCTTATAGAAGAGAATAAACAATTAAAAAAAAATAATAACTCAAAAAAATCTGAAAAGTTAGTTGTTTTTTCTGAAACTCACAAAATCGAGGACTGGAAATTAATTATTGAGCAAGTCCAAATTGAAAATACAAAAGATTTAAGAGGATTGGTAGATCAACAAAAAAATACTAATGAAAAGGTATGCATAATTTTACTATCATTAACAAATGATAAGGTTGCCTTTGTATGTGGAGTTACTAAAAATTTAACTGATTCTTTATCTGCTAAAGATGTTGTTTCAAATCTTTCAGGTCAAATTAATGGTAAAGGAGGCGGCAGGGCTGATTTTGCTCAAGGGGCGGGCGAGACAGAAAATATTCAAGATTTCGTGACTTCTATTCCAAATTCAGTAAAATCTCTCGCAAAATAA
- a CDS encoding insulinase family protein, producing the protein MKFKLSLLQLLLFSSLGFAISVDDLPELKYEKFVLENGLTVIVHEDKKVPMVAVNVWYHVGSKNEKPGKTGFAHLFEHLMFNGTENYNSEYFEPFEKIGATSQNGTTNSDRTNYFQNVPTNALDLALWMESERMGHILGVIDQNKLDEQRGVVQNEKRQGENRPYGKARGRLSEATYPKGHPYSWTTIGSMEDLNAASLEDVQEWFKTYYGPNNAVLILAGDIDLETAKEKVSKYFGDIPSGPTLTKPKVWIAKRTEDKRDVMEDDVPQSLIYMIWNVPQSGTYDATALELAAGTLASGKNSPLYKELVYKQQIASSVYAYYSGREIAGQFIIAAQVNKGIEPQKVETETMKVLKQYLKTGPEERLLENEKTQTYSDIIFGLQRIGGFGGKADILAAYETYYGDPGFFLDETKEYLEMTSMEVKDIANKWLSSGRYILTINPKQKTSIINSEIDRSAGVPYPSVDSKLEFMFPKIKEDYLDNGAKIVLVTRDDLPIIEMEIMFNGGYAIENENNLGLVNFTMSMLDEGTKKYNVFGYEDLKSELGSSISFGSSLDNSYASLSSLKINFDKTLDLLYESLLNPTFPQEEIDRLKKLWISNIDESLTTPASMAARKVGPLIYGKDHPYGKPSGSGKAETVSNITRDDIVDIHTKITNPTNATFVLAGDITMDEAKRILNKKFKNWKANSSKKINLSFFNVNDQRKSRVFLIDKPDAIQSYILAVQLLPPTNSPDDIIIDYMNYAIAGSFTSRLNMNLREDKSWTYGARASIGGSLGQRTMQVRAPVQTDKTIESIQEILKEYNSYITTMPITNDELDKAIKARTLRMPGNYETVGSLLNGVSNIVKYNRPLDYLDNLAEKRSSVSIDDVISASTKYINPDKWTWIIVGDLSKVQAGIEGLELGEIQVINAE; encoded by the coding sequence ATGAAATTTAAACTTAGCTTGTTGCAATTATTATTATTTTCCTCATTAGGTTTTGCTATCTCAGTTGATGATCTTCCTGAGCTTAAATATGAAAAATTTGTTCTTGAAAATGGCTTAACTGTTATTGTTCATGAAGATAAAAAAGTACCAATGGTAGCTGTCAATGTTTGGTATCACGTTGGCTCTAAAAATGAAAAACCTGGTAAAACAGGTTTCGCACATTTGTTTGAGCATTTAATGTTTAATGGTACAGAAAATTATAATAGTGAGTATTTTGAGCCTTTTGAAAAAATTGGAGCGACAAGTCAAAATGGTACGACAAATTCAGATAGGACAAATTATTTTCAGAATGTACCAACAAATGCTCTAGATTTAGCATTATGGATGGAATCTGAAAGAATGGGACACATTCTTGGAGTTATTGATCAAAATAAATTAGATGAACAAAGAGGAGTTGTTCAAAACGAAAAAAGACAAGGTGAAAATAGGCCTTATGGTAAGGCTAGAGGAAGATTATCAGAAGCAACTTATCCAAAAGGCCACCCATATTCTTGGACTACTATTGGTTCAATGGAAGATTTAAATGCAGCAAGCTTAGAAGATGTTCAAGAATGGTTCAAAACATATTATGGTCCAAACAATGCAGTTCTTATTTTGGCAGGCGATATTGATCTTGAAACTGCTAAGGAAAAAGTCAGTAAATATTTTGGAGATATACCAAGTGGACCAACACTAACAAAACCAAAAGTTTGGATTGCAAAAAGAACAGAAGACAAAAGAGATGTTATGGAAGATGATGTTCCACAATCATTAATATATATGATTTGGAATGTACCTCAATCTGGTACTTATGATGCAACCGCTCTTGAATTAGCTGCAGGCACTCTTGCAAGTGGAAAAAATAGTCCACTTTATAAAGAGTTAGTATACAAACAACAGATAGCATCAAGTGTTTATGCATACTATTCAGGTAGAGAAATTGCTGGTCAATTTATTATTGCAGCTCAAGTGAATAAGGGAATTGAGCCCCAAAAAGTTGAAACAGAAACAATGAAAGTTTTGAAACAATATTTAAAAACCGGACCAGAAGAAAGATTGCTTGAGAATGAGAAAACACAAACATATTCTGACATTATTTTTGGATTACAAAGAATTGGTGGATTTGGAGGCAAGGCAGACATTTTAGCTGCATATGAAACATACTATGGAGACCCAGGTTTTTTTCTTGATGAGACTAAAGAATATTTAGAAATGACATCAATGGAAGTAAAAGATATTGCAAATAAATGGCTCTCTTCTGGAAGATATATTTTAACAATAAATCCAAAACAAAAAACCTCGATTATTAACTCTGAAATAGATAGATCTGCAGGAGTTCCATATCCATCAGTGGATTCTAAATTAGAATTTATGTTTCCAAAAATTAAGGAAGATTATTTAGATAATGGAGCCAAGATAGTGCTCGTAACAAGAGATGATCTTCCAATTATTGAAATGGAAATAATGTTTAATGGCGGATATGCAATAGAAAATGAAAATAACCTTGGGTTGGTAAACTTCACTATGAGCATGCTTGATGAAGGCACAAAAAAATACAATGTTTTTGGTTATGAAGATCTTAAATCCGAGCTTGGATCAAGTATAAGCTTCGGTTCATCTTTGGATAATTCGTATGCTTCATTAAGCTCACTAAAAATCAATTTTGATAAAACTTTAGATTTGCTTTATGAGAGTTTACTAAATCCAACTTTCCCACAAGAAGAAATCGATAGATTAAAAAAGCTATGGATTTCAAACATTGATGAATCATTGACAACTCCAGCTTCTATGGCTGCTAGAAAAGTTGGCCCTCTGATTTATGGAAAAGATCATCCTTATGGAAAGCCATCAGGTTCTGGAAAAGCAGAGACTGTTTCAAACATAACTAGAGACGATATTGTTGATATACATACAAAAATAACTAATCCTACAAATGCTACATTTGTCTTGGCTGGTGATATCACAATGGATGAGGCAAAACGAATACTAAATAAAAAATTTAAAAATTGGAAAGCAAATTCCTCGAAAAAAATTAATTTAAGTTTTTTTAATGTAAATGATCAAAGAAAATCAAGAGTTTTTTTGATAGATAAGCCAGATGCTATTCAATCTTATATTCTTGCTGTTCAATTATTGCCTCCAACTAACTCTCCTGATGACATAATTATTGATTATATGAATTATGCAATTGCTGGAAGTTTTACCTCAAGATTAAATATGAATTTGAGAGAGGATAAAAGTTGGACTTATGGAGCAAGAGCAAGCATTGGAGGTTCGTTAGGTCAAAGAACAATGCAAGTTAGAGCTCCTGTGCAAACTGATAAAACTATTGAATCAATTCAAGAGATTCTAAAAGAATATAATAGCTACATCACAACTATGCCAATTACTAATGATGAGCTAGATAAAGCGATCAAGGCAAGAACGCTAAGAATGCCTGGTAATTATGAGACAGTTGGATCTTTGCTTAACGGGGTAAGTAATATAGTTAAATATAATAGACCATTAGATTACCTAGATAATCTTGCTGAAAAAAGGTCATCTGTTTCTATTGATGATGTTATTAGTGCATCAACCAAATATATTAATCCTGATAAATGGACTTGGATTATAGTCGGTGATCTTTCTAAAGTTCAAGCAGGCATAGAGGGGTTGGAGCTGGGTGAAATTCAAGTTATAAATGCAGAATAG